The Papio anubis isolate 15944 chromosome 1, Panubis1.0, whole genome shotgun sequence genome window below encodes:
- the ZBED6 gene encoding zinc finger BED domain-containing protein 6, with the protein MSVCTLSVPVSSLSPGRRCSTFSDSGILGCVPINSNTDEEDVVEEKMVAEGVNKEAKQPAKKKRKKGLRIKGKRRRKKLILAKKFSKDLGSGRPVADAPALLASNDAEQDEESLFESNIEKQIYLPSTRAKTSIVWHFFHVDPQYTWRAICNLCEKSVSRGKPGSHLGTSTLQRHLQARHSPHWTRANKFGVTSGEEDFTLDVSLSPSSGSNGSFEYIPTDPLDDNRMGKKHDKSASDALRAERGRFLIKSNIVKHALIPGTRAKTSAVWNFFYTDPQHISRAVCNICKRSVSRGRPGSHLGTSTLQRHLQATHPIHWAVANKDSGAVANGLDEAETERSDLLSDALHGEKSTGSQDLTAEDLSDSDSDEPMLEVENRSESPIPVAEQGTLMHAQERETTCGNPVSSQISQAIIQMIVEDMHPYNYFSTPAFQRFMQIVAPDYRLPSETYFFTKAVPQLYDCVREKIFLTLENVQSQKIHLTVDIWTHDPSTDYFIVTVHWVSLETASFLNNGRIPDFRKWAVLCVTGLAKDCLITNILQELNDQIGLWLSPNFLIPSFIVSDNSSNVVHAIKDGGFTHVPCFLHCLNTVIQDFFCEHKSIENMLVAARKTCHHFSHSVKARQILQEFQNDHQLPWKNLKQDETGHWISTFYMLKWLLEHCYSVHHSLGRASGVVLTSLQWTLMTYVCDILTPFEEATQKVSVKTAGLNQVLPLIHHLLLSLQKLREDFQVRGITQALNLVDSLSLKLETDTLLSAMLKSKPCILATLLDPCFKNSLEDFFPQGADLETYKQFLAEEVCNYMESSPEICQIPTSEVSCPSVTVGTDSFTSSLKEGTSNSGSVDSSAVDSCALGSKSFMFPSAVAVVDEYFKEKYSELSGGDDPLIYWQRKISIWPALTQVAIQYLSCPMCSWQSECIFTKNSHFHPKQIMSLDFDNIEQLMFLKMNLKNVNYDYSTLVLSWDPENEVVQSNEKEILP; encoded by the coding sequence ATGAGTGTATGTACTTTAAGTGTACCAGTTTCCTCACTCTCTCCTGGCAGAAGATGCAGCACTTTTAGTGATTCTGGGATTCTGGGATGTGTTCCTATTAATTCTAATACAGATGAAGAAGATGTGGTAGAGGAAAAGATGGTAGCGGAAGGAGTGAATAAAGAGGCCAAACAGCctgctaaaaagaaaagaaagaagggtttGCGAATTAAGGGGAAAAGGCGTCGAAAAAAATTGATTCTTGCCAAGAAGTTTAGTAAGGATTTGGGATCTGGGAGGCCTGTTGCAGATGCCCCTGCTTTGTTAGCTTCCAATGACGCTGAGCAGGATGAAGAAAGTCTTTTTGAGAGCAATATAGAAAAACAGATCTATCTGCCTAGTACTAGAGCCAAGACCTCCATTGTGTGGCACTTCTTTCATGTTGACCCCCAGTACACCTGGCGGGCTATTTGTAACCTCTGTGAGAAAAGCGTCAGCAGGGGTAAACCAGGTAGCCATCTTGGTACATCTACTCTTCAGCGACATCTGCAAGCGAGGCATTCACCTCATTGGACCAGGGCCAACAAGTTTGGAGTTACTAGTGGAGAGGAGGACTTTACCTTGGATGTATCTTTATCTCCCTCTTCTGGAAGCAATGGAAGCTTTGAATATATTCCTACTGATCCATTAGATGATAATAGAATGGGTAAGAAGCATGATAAATCAGCATCTGATGCCCTAAGGGCAGAAAGAGGGAGATTTCTCATCAAAAGTAACATTGTCAAGCATGCTTTAATTCCTGGAACTAGAGCCAAGACATCTGccgtttggaattttttttacaCTGATCCTCAGCACATCTCAAGAGCTGTGtgtaatatatgtaaaagaaGTGTGAGCCGGGGTAGGCCAGGGTCCCACTTAGGGACTTCAACACTTCAACGACACCTGCAAGCCACACATCCTATCCATTGGGCTGTTGCCAACAAAGACAGTGGTGCTGTTGCAAATGGATTAGATGAAGCTGAGACTGAGAGAAGTGATCTCTTGAGTGATGCCTTGCATGGAGAAAAGTCTACAGGCAGCCAAGATTTAACAGCTGAGGACCTTAGTGACTCTGATTCAGATGAACCTATGTTAGAGGTTGAAAATAGATCTGAAAGTCCTATTCCCGTTGCAGAGCAAGGCACTCTGATGCATGCGCAGGAGAGAGAAACAACATGTGGAAATCCAGTCTCAAGTCAAATAAGTCAAGCAATTATCCAAATGATTGTGGAGGATATGCATCCTTACAACTACTTCTCAACCCCAGCCTTTCAGAGGTTCATGCAGATTGTGGCCCCTGATTATAGGCTGCCATCAGAGACTTACTTTTTCACTAAGGCTGTACCTCAGTTATATGATTGTGTCAGAGaaaaaattttcttaactttagAGAATGTTCAAAGCCAAAAAATACACCTGACTGTTGACATATGGACCCATGACCCATCCACTGACTATTTTATTGTGACTGTACACTGGGTTTCTTTGGAAACTGCATCTTTTCTCAATAATGGCAGGATCCCCGATTTTAGAAAGTGGGCAGTGCTTTGTGTTACAGGTTTGGCTAAAGACTGTTTGATAACCAATATTTTACAAGAATTAAATGACCAGATTGGTCTGTGGCTTTCTCCAAATTTCCTTATCCCTAGCTTCATTGTTTCTGACAATTCCTCTAATGTGGTACATGCAATCAAAGATGGTGGTTTTACCCATGTGCCATGCTTCCTGCATTGTTTAAATACGGTCATTCAGGACTTTTTCTGTGAGCACAAAAGCATTGAGAATATGTTAGTGGCTGCTAGGAAAACCTGTCATCATTTTAGTCATTCGGTCAAGGCCCGTCAGATACTGCAAGAGTTCCAAAATGATCACCAACTTCCATGGAAGAATTTGAAGCAGGATGAAACTGGCCATtggatttctactttttatatgttaaaatggCTCTTGGAGCATTGCTACTCAGTTCACCATAGTCTTGGTAGAGCCAGTGGAGTTGTGCTCACCTCCCTTCAGTGGACTCTAATGACTTATGTTTGTGATATTCTTACGCCATTTGAGGAGGCTACCCAGAAAGTGAGCGTGAAGACCGCAGGATTGAATCAGGTGCTACCCCTAATCCATCATCTACTCCTTTCCTTGCAGAAACTCAGAGAAGATTTTCAAGTCAGAGGTATTACTCAGGCCCTCAATCTGGTGGATAGTTTATCTCTGAAACTTGAAACAGATACCCTACTAAGTGCCATGCTTAAATCCAAGCCCTGTATCTTGGCTACTTTGTTAGACCCTTGCTTTAAAAACAGTTTGGAAGACTTTTTTCCTCAAGGTGCTGATTTAGAAACTTATAAGCAGTTCCTTGCAGAAGAGGTCTGTAATTATATGGAATCTTCACCAGAGATCTGCCAAATTCCAACTTCAGAAGTTTCTTGTCCCTCAGTTACAGTAGGAACTGATTCATTtacctcatctctaaaagaagGCACCTCCAATTCAGGTTCTGTCGATAGCTCAGCTGTAGACAGTTGTGCCCTTGGAAGCAAAAGCTTCATGTTCCCTTCTGCTGTAGCAGTTGTGGATGAGTACTTCAAAGAGAAGTATTCAGAGCTCTCAGGAGGTGATGATCCTTTAATTTACTGGCAGAGGAAGATAAGCATATGGCCAGCTTTGACCCAGGTTGCCATCCAGTATCTAAGTTGCCCCATGTGTAGTTGGCAATCTGAAtgtatctttactaaaaatagccACTTTCATCCAAAACAGATCATGAGCCTGGACTTTGACAATATAGAACAACTAATGTTTCTGAAAATGAACTTGAAAAATGTTAACTACGATTATTCTACATTGGTTCTGAGCTGGGATCCTGAGAATGAAGTTGTtcaaagcaatgaaaaagaaatactgccttaa